CGCCTCGGTGAGCGCAAAGATCAGCTGGCCGGGCTGCTCTCCGGCGGCGAACAGCAGCTGCTGGCCCTCGGCCGGGCGCTGCTCAGCCAGCCGCGCCTGCTGATCCTTGACGAGCCGTCGATGGGGCTGGCCCCGATCATGGTCGAAACCATTTTTAAAGAGATTGCCGCCCTGCGTGATGCCGGCGTCACGCTGCTGCTTATTGAGCAGAACGCCCGGCTGGCGCTGGAGTTCACACACCGCGCGTGGGTGATGGACAGCGGATCTATCGCCCATCACGGCGACTCTGCTGCACTGCTGGCCGATAACCGAATTCAGGAAATTTATTTAGGCGAAGTTGCCGTTTAAAACACCACCAACATCAGGGAAACAATAATGAAAACTAATCAACGTAAAACCATGCGATATAAAGTGCTAAGCGCCACGATCGCACTCGCCGCCCTCGGCGGAGCAGCGGTAAATCCGGCCCAGGCCGATGACACCGTGATTATCGGTCTGGCTGGCCCGCTGACCGGCCCGTCGGCGCGTATCGGCAAGGATCTGGAGAACGGCGCGCAACTTGCCATCGACGACGTGAATAAAACCCACCCGACGATTGGCGGCAAAGCGGTGACCTTTAAGCTGCAATCCGAGGACGACCAGTCCGATCCGCGTACCGCCGTCGCCGTGGCTCAGCGGCTGGTCGACAGCGAAGTGGCAGGGGTCGTCGGTCACTGGAACACCGGGACCAGCATTCCGGCAGCGCGTATCTATCACGATGCGGGCATCGCCCAGGTTGCCCCGGTCGCCACCGGTCACGCCTATACCCAACAGGGTTTTGACACCAGCTTCCGCGTGATGGGCCACGACGATGACGGCGGCGACTACGCGGCAAAATATGCCGTGCAGACGCTGAAGGCGAAGCGCATCGCGGTGATCGACGATCGTACTGCCTTCGGTCAGGGGCTGGCCGACGAGTTCATCAAGTCGCTGGAAGCGCAGGGCATCAAGCCGGTTGACCGCCAGTACGTTGATGAGAAGACCGTGGATTTCAACGCCGTGCTGACCGCCATCCGCAGCAAAAATGCCGACCTGGTCTTCTTCGGCGGCGTGGATAGCCAGGCGGCTCCGCTGGCGCGTCGTCTCAAACAGCTGGGCATGAAGGCCACGTTGATGGGTGCGGGCGGCTTCGTTAGCCAGACCTTCCTGAGCCTGGCGCAGAAAGAGGGCGAAGGCGTCGTGGCCCTGGAGCCGGGTCTGCCGGTGGATCAGATGCAGGGCGGGAAAGCGTTCGAGCAGGCCTACCAGTCTAAATACCATACCCATATCGAACTTCATGCGCCGTTTGCCTACGACGCCACCCGGGTGCTGATCGCTGCGATGCAGAAAGCCGACTCCGTTGATGCCGGGGACTATCTGCCTGCGTTGCGCGCCATTAACTATACCGGCGTGACCGGCAATATTGCCTTTGACGAGCAGGGCAACCTGAAAAATCCATCCTTTACCGTCTACAAAGTGGTGAACGGTAAGTGGGAACCCCAGACCGTGCTGGGCGGTAGCGCGAAGTAATTTGTGAGGCAATGATGAGCTGTGAGCAAAAACAAGAGCTGGGCATTCTCGCCCGCCGTAAAATTGAAGCTGAAATAATTAAACCTATCTATGAGATCCTGGTGCGTGAGGTGGGTAAAGCCCGCGCTCAGGCGGTGATTGGCGAAGCCATCGAGCAGGCGGCCATTCAGGCCGGGCAGAACTTTGCCGCGGCGGAGCCGAAAAAAGCGGATCTGCGCAGCTTTGTCGATCTGCAGTATCTCTGGGAGAAGGATAACGCTCTCGACGTGCGGGTGATTGAGGACGACGGCCAGCGCTACGACTATGACGTGACGCGCTGCCGCTACGCCGAGATGTACCACGAGATGGGACTCGGCGAGATCGGCCACCTGCTCTCCTGTGCCAGGGACGACAAGTTTATCGTCGGCTACGCGCCGGACGTTGAGCTAACCCGCACCCAGACCATTATGTCCGGCGCGCCGTGCTGCGATTTCCGCTATCGCGTCAAAAACAAGGAGGCGTGATGGCGTCTCCTCTACAGGTTGATAGCGCGCGTCTGTGGCAGACCCTTAACGAGTTTGCCACGCTTGGGGCAACGGCAGGGGGCGGGGTGACCCGGCTGGCGCTGAGCGATGAGGATCGGCGCGGGCGCGACCTGCTCGCCACCTGGGCGCAGGAAGCGGGTTTTAGCTGTGAAGTTGACCGGCTGGGGAATATGTTTATGCGCCGGGCGGGCAGCAATCCCCATCTGGCCCCGGTGCTCACCGGCTCACACGGCGACTCCCAGCCGCTGGGCGGCAACTACGACGGTATCTACGGCGTGCTCGCCGGGCTGGAGGCGCTGCGCACCCTGAACGATTGCGGCATCACTACCGAGCGCGACCTCATTCTGGTGAACTGGACCAACGAAGAGGGGGCGCGTTTTGCCCCGGCGATGCTGGCCTCCGGCGTCTGGACCGGCGTATTCAGCGAAGCCTATGCTCTGGCGCGGGAGGATCGCGACGGCATCAGCGTGGGCCAGGCGCTGGCGGCTATCGGTTATCAGGGCCAACGTCCGGCGGCGGCTATTCCGCTGCACGCCTGCTATGAGCTGCATATTGAGCAGGGGCCGCTGCTCGAGGCGGAGGAGACGGATATCGGCGTGGTTCATGCTGCCATGGGTCAGCGCTGGTACGAGATCAACCTGACCGGCTTTGCTGCGCACGCGGGCACCACGCCAATGGATCTGCGTCGCGATGCTCTTTGTGCCTTTGCCGAGCTGACCCTGGCGGTTGAGACCATTGGCCGCCGCTTTGCGCCGGACGGGCGCGCCACTATAGGCAGCGTGCAGGCAACGCCTAACTCGCGCAACGTTGTACCGTCAGCGGTCTTCTGCACCGTGGAGTTTCGCCATCCAGAGACCGCTGCACTGGTGGCAATGGAGGCGGCGTTGATCGAGGCGCTGAACGGGCTGCTGGCCCGCAGTATCGACGTCGCCTGGGAGCGCATCTTTGACTACGCCCCGGTGGACTTTGATAAGCACTGCATTGCGCGCATCGAGCATGCTACCCGCGAACTGGGCTACTCCCAGCGCCGGATGGTCTCCGGTGCCGGTCACGACGCCTGCTACGTTAACCGCGTGGCACCCACCGCGATGATCTTTATCCCCTGTGAAAAGGGCATCAGCCATAACGAGGCGGAAAACATCACCCCGCAGTGGTCAGAGCGCGGGGCAAACGTGCTGCTCAATACCCTGCTGCTGGCGGCTAACGAACGCTGACAGCCGTTCAGCGCAACGCCCCGTAAAAGTCATAGTGGCTTTTCGGGGCGAGGTGAAGATAACTCATTTGTAGATGGTTGCCGTGCCGTACATCTGATTTTCACCGCCAGCAGAGTCAATCACAAACCCTTTTGCGCCATGCTCGCGGGCTTTTTGCGCCAGCTCGTCCTGGAGATCGTCCAGGCTTAGCGCGCCGTGGGCAGAGACCGTGCCCGCCGGGCGCAGCGTCCCGGTATCGTCTCTCATTAGCTGCTGTGGTGCGGCAAAGGCGCTGACCGTCATGGCGGAAAACGCCAGGGCGGCAGCCAGTGCCAGATATTTTTTCATATGACATCCTCTAATAGGGGAACCGCAGCTTAAGTTTAGGCGTGGCGAAGAGAGGCTTACGGGCAAAAATTTCGGCAACATGCTGCGCTTTTTTGCATGAATGGCTGTTTACCGCGCTGGCTTCAGGGGGTATCTTACGCCGCTTATTACAGGAGAATGCCATGAATGCCCAGAAGCCGGGGTTACACCCGCGTAACCGTCACCGCAGCCGCTACGATCTCGACGCCCTTTGTATCGACGAACCCAACCTGCGCGGGTTTATTATCGCGACGCCTGCGGGTGAGCCGACGGTGAATTTCGCCGATCCCGAGGCCGTCAAGGCGTTAAACAAGGCGCTGCTGGCGCACTTCTATGGCGTGAAGCACTGGGATATTCCTGACGGTTTTCTCTGCCCGCCGGTGCCGGGGCGCGCGGATTATATCCACCATCTGGCGGATCTGCTGGCCGAAACCAGCGTCGACGGTGCGATCCCACGCCAGACGAGCGTGCTGGATATCGGCACCGGTGCAAACTGCATCTATCCGCTGATTGGCCACCACGAATACGGCTGGCGCTTTACCGGCACCGAGGTAGGTGATGCGGCCTTTGCCAGCGCCCAGGCGATTGTGACTGGCAATCCGGGTCTGACCCGTGCGGTACGCCTGCGTCGGCAGAAAGATCCGGCCGCCATTCTCAACGGCATGATCCACAAGAACGAGCAGTACGATGCCACAATGTGCAACCCACCGTTCCATGACTCGGCGGCAGCGGCGCAGGCGGGCAACGACCGCAAGCGGCGCAACCTTGGCCAGAGCGAGGCGAGCGGGCTTAACTTTGGCGGTCAGCAGCAGGAGCTGTGGTGCGAGGGTGGGGAAGTGGCGTTTATCAGCAAGATGATTGCCGAGAGCCAGGCCTTTGGCCGTCAGGTGCTGTGGTTCTCCTCGCTGGTGTCACGCGGCGAGAATCTGCCTCCGCTCTATCGCGCTCTGACCGCTGCCGGCGCGGTGAAGGTAGTGAAAAAAGAGATGGCCCAGGGGCAGAAGCAGAGCCGCTTCATTGCCTGGACCTTTTTAGATGAGGCCCAGCGTCGCCGCTGGGCACAGACGCGATTTAAAGCGTAGGTTGTGCAGGGGGCAGGGCCTGTCCGCCCCCTGGCTCTGCGGCCCCCGGCTGCGCGGTTGCCGGGTTAGCCAGCATCTGGTAGGTCTGCACCGGCGGGCGCACATCGGCAAGGTCAAAGTGCTTTTTCACCATGCTGTCGAGAGCAAAGCGCACCGTCCACTGCTTCAGCGGCTGGGTGGTAAAGGTCACCCGCAGCGTGAAGGCGGTGTTGGTCAGACCCACAATGCCCACGAAAGTCGGCTCGCCAATGATCAGCTTGCGGATCTCCTCCTGCTCCATCAGCTCACCCACCGCTGCCTTCAGCGCGTTATTGGCTTTCTCCGCATCCTCATGGCGATCGACATCGTAGTTCGCCACTATCGAACCAATTCCGCGTACAAAGTTGGCAAAGGTGGTAATCGACGACCACGGAATGATGTGGTAGGCCCCGGTATCCTGACGCACCCCGACGGAGCGGATCGACATTCGCTCTACCGTGCCGGTTAGCGGCCCGATGGTGACCAGATCCCCGGTGTTCATCCCGTTCTCAAACTGAATAAAGATGCCGGTGATAATATCTTTTACCAGGGTTTGTGCCCCGAAGGAGATAGCCAGACCCAGTGCCCCGGCCCCGGCCAGCAGCGGGGCGATGTTCACCCCGATCTCGGAGAGCACAATCATCACCGTAATGGTGCTGATCACCACCGCCAGCGCGTTGCGGAACAGGGTGAGCAGGGTGCGAGTACGGGCGCTGGGCAGCGGCCGACCGTGAATATCAGAGGAGAGCCGATTTTCGATTAGGCTCGCCAGCACCGTCCAGCCCACCGCCGAGAAGAAGAGGATCAGCGCGATACGGATCAGAATATCAACGGTTTTCTCTCCCGCCCCGTTGTGCAGCCAGTTCCAGAAATCGAACAGGCCCCACGCGCTAAGCAGCAGCATGATGGCAACAATCACGGTAAGAAAACGCGCCACCTTTAGCGCCGTCGACAGCCAACCGTTGACCCGTTTCTGCAGCTCAGGGTAGTTACGCTGCACCTGAGCGGAGAGGGTGATCCGCTTGGCAATCCAGCGCGACAGCATGCCGGAAACAAAGGCCGCAATGCCGATAATCGCCAGGCTACGCACCGTCGCGCCCATCATAAACTTCAGGCTGTTGCCCGGATCGAACAGTGAAAAGAAGAACAGCACCACGAAATAGGCGCAGGCCAGCCAGTGCCAGATCAGCGCAAAGGCGCGAATAAACAGGCTAAAGAAGGCCAGCGAGCGATCGGCAAGCTGGGACAGGTGCTCCTGGATCTGCGTCTTGTTGTGAAAAATAAGATAGAGCGCCCACGAGGTGATACAGAGCATGATCAGCACGTTGGCCAGTGCGCCAAACTGGACGTTAACCTGGTTAGAGATAATCGGCACGGCTACCAGCAGCCCATAGCCAATCAGGCTGCTCAGCGCGCTCAGGCGCAGGTGCCAATACTTCGCCGCCTCGTTTTTCATCGAGAAAGGACGCAGATCGGGGAAGTGCGGGCAGAAGATCAGGCGCAGGATCGCTTTGAAGAACTCAATAAGCGCAAAGGCGTTGAGAAACAGGCTCTGCTGAAAGGCAATGGTGCGGTTGCCGCCGTTGAGGTTATCGCTCAGCAGCTGGCCCACAAAGAGGGTGAGTGTCAGGAGCAGCAGGTCGATAATAAATGCCCCGACGATCATCGCGGGCAGCTGTAACCAGTTGGCCCTGTCATGATTCTTACGGCGTCCCCACTTGCCCATCCTGCGGTAGAGCGGGAAGGCGCAGAGGCGCACCAGCCAGTAGAAGACAAAGACCAGCCCGGCAAGCAGCAGGAAGTGCCCGGCGGCGTTGATAAACGTCTGGGGGTTAAAGGTCTTGTGCGGCGAGCCGGTAATGTTGCGGTAGAGCTGGGCAAAGCGGGAAGAGAGCTCCTGACCGTAGTGTCGGCTAACGTCCTGTAGGTTCTCCAGCACCGTCTTCTCTTCGGCGACCTCTTCCGGTGGAGCGATGGTCGGTACCGGCTCCGGTGGCGGCGTGGCGGCAACCTTACGCAATTGGCCGATCAGCTCTTCCCGGGAGCTGGTGTTCTCCAGCACGTCCGCCAGCGCGCCGTAGGCGGCTTTCTTCTGCTCCAGATCCGGCTCGGCGGCAGGTGTGGTCTCGCTAGTGGCAGGCGCTGCGGACGTGGAGGTGACGCCAGGGATGGTGGCCGCATGGAGCGGCATGATGAACAGGCTAAGCAGCAGCAGTAACCAAGGCACGGTCTCTCTCCTGAGAAAATAGTGCAAAAAGATAAGTATAGATGCTGCCAGCGCTGCGCCTGGAAATGGGAAGAATCCGGGGAGAAGAAAAAAACGCTCCCCGAAAGGAGAGCGTTGATAAATCAGGAGACGTGCTGGAGGAACTCTTGCAGACGCGGGCTGGGCGGGTTTTCAATCAGCGCCTGTGGGTTGCCATCTTCGGCAATGCGGCCTTTGTCGATAAAGATCAGCCGCGAGGCAACCTTCTCCGCAAAGCCGATCTCATGGGTCACGATCACCATCGTCATGCCCTCTTCGGCCAGGT
Above is a genomic segment from Enterobacter sp. C2 containing:
- the ybiO gene encoding mechanosensitive channel protein, yielding MPWLLLLLSLFIMPLHAATIPGVTSTSAAPATSETTPAAEPDLEQKKAAYGALADVLENTSSREELIGQLRKVAATPPPEPVPTIAPPEEVAEEKTVLENLQDVSRHYGQELSSRFAQLYRNITGSPHKTFNPQTFINAAGHFLLLAGLVFVFYWLVRLCAFPLYRRMGKWGRRKNHDRANWLQLPAMIVGAFIIDLLLLTLTLFVGQLLSDNLNGGNRTIAFQQSLFLNAFALIEFFKAILRLIFCPHFPDLRPFSMKNEAAKYWHLRLSALSSLIGYGLLVAVPIISNQVNVQFGALANVLIMLCITSWALYLIFHNKTQIQEHLSQLADRSLAFFSLFIRAFALIWHWLACAYFVVLFFFSLFDPGNSLKFMMGATVRSLAIIGIAAFVSGMLSRWIAKRITLSAQVQRNYPELQKRVNGWLSTALKVARFLTVIVAIMLLLSAWGLFDFWNWLHNGAGEKTVDILIRIALILFFSAVGWTVLASLIENRLSSDIHGRPLPSARTRTLLTLFRNALAVVISTITVMIVLSEIGVNIAPLLAGAGALGLAISFGAQTLVKDIITGIFIQFENGMNTGDLVTIGPLTGTVERMSIRSVGVRQDTGAYHIIPWSSITTFANFVRGIGSIVANYDVDRHEDAEKANNALKAAVGELMEQEEIRKLIIGEPTFVGIVGLTNTAFTLRVTFTTQPLKQWTVRFALDSMVKKHFDLADVRPPVQTYQMLANPATAQPGAAEPGGGQALPPAQPTL
- the rlmF gene encoding 23S rRNA (adenine(1618)-N(6))-methyltransferase RlmF; amino-acid sequence: MNAQKPGLHPRNRHRSRYDLDALCIDEPNLRGFIIATPAGEPTVNFADPEAVKALNKALLAHFYGVKHWDIPDGFLCPPVPGRADYIHHLADLLAETSVDGAIPRQTSVLDIGTGANCIYPLIGHHEYGWRFTGTEVGDAAFASAQAIVTGNPGLTRAVRLRRQKDPAAILNGMIHKNEQYDATMCNPPFHDSAAAAQAGNDRKRRNLGQSEASGLNFGGQQQELWCEGGEVAFISKMIAESQAFGRQVLWFSSLVSRGENLPPLYRALTAAGAVKVVKKEMAQGQKQSRFIAWTFLDEAQRRRWAQTRFKA
- a CDS encoding L-2-amino-thiazoline-4-carboxylic acid hydrolase, coding for MSCEQKQELGILARRKIEAEIIKPIYEILVREVGKARAQAVIGEAIEQAAIQAGQNFAAAEPKKADLRSFVDLQYLWEKDNALDVRVIEDDGQRYDYDVTRCRYAEMYHEMGLGEIGHLLSCARDDKFIVGYAPDVELTRTQTIMSGAPCCDFRYRVKNKEA
- the mcbA gene encoding DUF1471 family periplasmic protein McbA, producing MKKYLALAAALAFSAMTVSAFAAPQQLMRDDTGTLRPAGTVSAHGALSLDDLQDELAQKAREHGAKGFVIDSAGGENQMYGTATIYK
- a CDS encoding branched-chain amino acid ABC transporter substrate-binding protein; the protein is MKTNQRKTMRYKVLSATIALAALGGAAVNPAQADDTVIIGLAGPLTGPSARIGKDLENGAQLAIDDVNKTHPTIGGKAVTFKLQSEDDQSDPRTAVAVAQRLVDSEVAGVVGHWNTGTSIPAARIYHDAGIAQVAPVATGHAYTQQGFDTSFRVMGHDDDGGDYAAKYAVQTLKAKRIAVIDDRTAFGQGLADEFIKSLEAQGIKPVDRQYVDEKTVDFNAVLTAIRSKNADLVFFGGVDSQAAPLARRLKQLGMKATLMGAGGFVSQTFLSLAQKEGEGVVALEPGLPVDQMQGGKAFEQAYQSKYHTHIELHAPFAYDATRVLIAAMQKADSVDAGDYLPALRAINYTGVTGNIAFDEQGNLKNPSFTVYKVVNGKWEPQTVLGGSAK
- a CDS encoding Zn-dependent hydrolase; the encoded protein is MASPLQVDSARLWQTLNEFATLGATAGGGVTRLALSDEDRRGRDLLATWAQEAGFSCEVDRLGNMFMRRAGSNPHLAPVLTGSHGDSQPLGGNYDGIYGVLAGLEALRTLNDCGITTERDLILVNWTNEEGARFAPAMLASGVWTGVFSEAYALAREDRDGISVGQALAAIGYQGQRPAAAIPLHACYELHIEQGPLLEAEETDIGVVHAAMGQRWYEINLTGFAAHAGTTPMDLRRDALCAFAELTLAVETIGRRFAPDGRATIGSVQATPNSRNVVPSAVFCTVEFRHPETAALVAMEAALIEALNGLLARSIDVAWERIFDYAPVDFDKHCIARIEHATRELGYSQRRMVSGAGHDACYVNRVAPTAMIFIPCEKGISHNEAENITPQWSERGANVLLNTLLLAANER